The Myxococcus virescens genomic sequence CCGCGGGTTGAATTGAGGCGCTGGTTGAGATGAAGGGATGACGCCGCGAACGCCTCAGCGGCACGCACGCGCGACTCGCCGGAGGGGCACGTCAGGCCCGCTCAGGGACGCGTGAGGGCACACGAGGACGCGGCAAGAGAGAGGGCGGAGCCGGGGCTCACGGCACACGGGAACCAGCCAACCCGCGCGCCGGAGACACCGGTCCGCCAACTCAAATGTCGAGCAGAACCTCGTGACGGGGGGCGAGGCACACGTCCGCCGCCGGCGCGAACGTGCGCGCACACAGCAGGGCGTTGAAGAAGGCGGGCCTCATGATGCGTTTGAATTAAAGCACAGACGCCGTGTTGTCAATCCGGGCGCGGGTGCGAATACGCGAGCCCGGAATGACAGACATGCGCGCCGTCAGGTGCTGAGCGCCCGCACGCGCGCCGCGAGGTTGTGCGTGAAGAGGCGGAAGATGCGCAGCGCCGCCGCGTCATGCGTGTCCAGGTAGTGCTGGAAACCCGCGCGGGTGACGCGCAGCGCGCGGACCGCCGTGCGCGCGCGGACCTGGGCGGACACCGGGGCATCCTGCACCAGGGAGATTTCTCCCAGGTAGGCGCCAGGCCCCAGCGTGTTGAGCCGGCGCGCGTCCGTCTCCGGCCCGCTGAACACGTCCACCTCGCCCTCCAGGAGCACGAAGAGGCCGCTGCCCGGCGAGCCCTTCTCCAGCAGCACCGCGCCCGCCGGGATGAGCACCTGCCGCGCCACGCGGTACAGGTCCTTCATGTCCTCGAGCGACAGCTCTCCGAAGATGGGGATGGCCTTCAGGTAGTGGTAGCCATTGGACTCCGGCGCCGCCGCGTTCGAGGGCAGACGCGCGATGACGGCCTCGGCCTCCGCGTCCATGCCCAGGCGGCGCAGCAGCCGGGCCTTCTCCGCCGCCAGCGCCGGGTCTCCCCGCGCCGACTCCGTGCCGCGCACCGTGTCGGCCAGGAGCGCCAGCGCACGCCGTGTGAAGCCCTCGCCATCCAGCAGCTTGCACATGCGCAGCACGGACTCCAGGTGACGCGGGTCGCCGGAGGGAACGCTCGCGAGCGCTTCCACCTCCGCGTGCGGCTGGCCCAGCTCGCGGTAGAGCTGCGCCGCCTCGTACGGACGCCCCAGACGCACCAGGCAGTGCGCCATGGCCTCACGCGCGCCCAGGCCGCGGTAGGCCTCCAGCGCGCGCTCCATGGCGCCGCCCCGCTCGAAAGCGGCCGCGGCGCGCTCCACCTCACCCGCGCGCAGGTACGCCTCCGCCGCGTCCACGTAACGCCCGCCCTGGACGTACAGCTCCGCCACCAGGGCCGCGGCGCCGCAGCCATCCAGCAGGCGCGCGGCGCCCGAGAAGTCGCGGGCCTGGCGCAGGACTTCCGCCAGACGCTGGCGCTCCGCCACCGCGGCCTGCGCGGCCTCCTTCTGGAGCCGCTCGCGTTGGGAGCTCCCCAGCTCCTCGTAGAGCTGCGCCGCCACCTCGGACGACGGCTGCGTGAGCAGCCCGTGGAACGCTCCCTCCCCCGGGACTGCTGCTCGGGGGCCCTCCAAACTCATCTCCGCCTCGGACCGCGACATCGCTCGCCTCCCCCATTCCGGGTCACCACGAACCTCCAGGCCGGTCCACACCGACCCGGACTTCCCGGAAGACAAGGAAATCCTATAGCACGTCGACGAGCGGAGTTCCTCGCCTCCGTCAGCGGACGGACACGAGCTCGGTGTCGAAGATGAGGACCGTGTACGGCGGAATCCGGCTGCCTGAGCCGCTGGCGCCATAACCCAGGGACGACGGGATGATGAGGCGACGACGGCCCCCCACGCGCATGCCGGCGATGCCTTCATCCCAGCCCGCGATGACCTGCCCCGTGCCCAGGGTGAAGCCGATGGCGGGCCCGTTGCCGGTGGCGTCGAAGCTGCGGCCGTCCGGCAGGTAGCCCGTGTAGCGCACCTGCACGCGATTGCCCGCCTGGGCCTGCGCGCCATCCTCCACGATGAAGGTGTCCTGGATGTAGAGCCCGCTTTCCAGGCGGGTCATCTCGGCCAGGTCCACATTGAGCGACTCCGCGTACGTCACCTTGGTCGGGTCTCCCGAGTCGGGGTTGACGCTTTCGTCGTCGCCACAGCCGAGCAGCGAGACAGCCAGGAGCATGGGAACCAGCAGGGAGCGGAGCATGACGACCTCGAAGGGGAGCGTGAACCGGGTATCGGCCTCGCGGGATGGCGAAGCCTGCCCCGGCGCGGCGGCGTGGGAAAGGGGCCAGCGGTGTGCCCATGCCGCCTTCCCGCCTGCCCCCCTGGAATCCTGGAGCGCGGCGAGAACGCATTCGTTATGCAGGATTCCCGATGCCACGCTGGGTCAGCCTGCTCCTCTTCTTCGTTCCCGTGCTCGCCGTCCTGGCGGTGGGCCATGTCTATCTCTACCGCCGGCTCGTCCGTGACGTGACGAAGCGCAAGTGGCTGCGGCGCACCGCCCAGGGTCTGTTCGCCGTGGGCTTCGTCGGAGCCCTGAGCGCGCGGGCCATTGGCTCCGTGCTGCCCTCCGAGGGCGCCCAGCGCCTGGGCATCGTCTTCCTCCTGTGGATTGGCCTGGTCCTCTACCTGCTCATGTTCACCCTGGCGGTGGACCTGGTACGGGCCCTGGCCGCGTGGCGTGAGCGCCGCAACGCGCGCGCGGAGACGACGGCCCCCACCGCGCCCGCGTCGCCGGAGCGCCGGGCGCTGCTGGGTCAGGGGCTCGCGGTGGGCGCGGGGCTCGCGGGCGTGGCGGTGAGCACCTACGGCGGCTGGCGCGCGTACCACCCACCCGATGTGCGAGACATCCCCGTGCGGCTGCCCCACCTGCCGCGCGAGCTGGAAGGTCTCACGCTGGTGCAGCTCACCGACATCCACATCGGCGGGGTGATTCAGCGCCGCTTCATGGATGAGCTGGTGTCCCGCACCAACGCACTCAAGCCGGACGTCATCGCCATCACCGGGGACCTGGTGGACGGCTCCGTGAATGCGCTGGGGGGCTTCGCCGCCAGCCTGGGGAAGCTGAGCGCGCGGTACGGCACCTGGTTCGTGACCGGCAACCACGACTACTACTCGGGCGCCGATTCGTGGGTCGCCTTCCTGGAGGGGCTGGGCATCCACACGCTGCGCAACCGCTCCGTGTCCATTGGCGACGGCGCGGCCTCCTTCCAACTGGCGGGTGTGGACGACTGGAGCGCGCACCGTATGGGCGAGCGCGGCTATGACCTGGACGCGGCGCTGCGCGACGTGCGGCCCGACCGCGCCTCCGTGCTGCTGGCGCACCAGCCGTCCAACTTCGACGAGGTGGCCCGGCGCGGCGTGGGGCTCCAAGTCTCAGGGCACACGCACGGCGGACAGATGTTCCCGGGCAACCTGATGGGCGACCTCATCTGGGGAGACCGCAACGCGGGCCTGAGCCGCACGGGCGACTCGCTCATCTACGTCAGCCGGGGTTGTGGCTTCGTGGGCCCACCCATGCGCGTGGGCGCGCCCCCGGAGATTGCCCGACTGGTGCTGCTGCCCGCGTAGGCCGCGTCAGCCCAGCGACATGTCCAGCACCAGCGCGAGCACGAAGCCCCACATGAGGCCGGTGGTGGCCTCGCGCTCGAAGCCGCCGCGGTGGCTCTCCGGAATCATCTCGTGGCTGATGACATAGAGCATCGCCCCGCCCGCGAAGGCCAGCCCCCACGGCAGCAGCGCGGAGCTGAGTGACAGGGCCAGGAGGCCGAACAGCGCTCCGACCGGCTCCACCAGGCCGGTGAGCAGCGTCAGGAACGCGGCGCGCGACGCGGACGCCCCCGTGGCCCTCAGCGCCAGCGCCACCACCAGACCTTCGGGAATGTTCTGCGCGCCGATTCCCAGCGCCACCGACAGACCCAGCTCCGGCTGCGGCGCGGCGAACGACACGCCCACCGCCAGGCCTTCCGGGAAGTTGTGCAGCGTCATGGCCAGCACGAACAGCAGCGCGCTGTTCCACTTCGTGCCGCCATGGCCCTCGTGGCCCTTGAGCACGTGTTCGTGCGGCATCAGGTCGTGCCACACGCGCAGGAACAGCCCACCCAGCAACACCCCCGCCGCCACGCGCAGTGCCGCCGAAGGCCCGTCATGGCCCTGCCCTTTCACCAACTCCATCGAGGGGATGACCAGCGAGAAGGACGTGGCCGCCAGCATCACGCCCGCGCTGAAGCCCAACATCCGGTCCTGGGCCTTCCGGCTGAGCTCCGAGGTGACGAGCACGGGCAGCGCGCCCAGTCCCGTCGCCGTGCCCGCCAGCAGGCTTGCCACCAACCCCGCCCCCATGCCTTCGATGCTCCAATGGTCCACGCGTCCGAGGTGCCTCCGCGCCCAACACTAACGGCCTCGCCCTCCAGGGCAGGACGGGATGTTGCTAGCGTTCGCAACCCCGTGACTTTCCAGAGCTTTCCTCACCGAACCTTGAGAATCGCGACCGCCGGAAACACTTTCGCGGGTGGCCCGTAGAGGAGTCGGGTGATGCGGAGCCAAACGGACGAAGCACTCATGGAACGGTTTCGCGACGGAGCACAGGACGCCTTCGAGGACCTCTTCGCGCGGCACGCGCCGCGGGTCCAAGGCTTCCTGGCCCGGATGGTGCGCAATGGCGCGCTCGCGGAAGATTTGCTGCAGGCCACCTTCTTGTCCGTCATCCGCTCGCGGGGCCGCTACGAGCCCGGCACCCGCTTCACCCCCTGGCTGATGACCATTGCCGCGAACGCCGCGCGGGACGCGCTGAGGCATCAGCGACACGTAGACGCCTATGCATCCCAGGAGGACTCCGCGACGCCCGCATCCCCGGCGCCGGATGACAGCGACCCGTCGCTGCGCAGGCACCTGCTGGACGCCTTGCAACAACTCCACCCGGACCACCGTGAAGCCGTGGTGCTCAGCAAGGTGGAGGGCTGGTCCTTCGAGGAGATCGGCGCGCTGCGGGGGATCAGCCCTGGCGCCGCGCGGCTGCGGGCGCACCGGGGCTACGAGAAGCTGCGCGAACTGCTGGGCGAGCTGGCGCTGGAGGTGGCGCGATGAAGCCACCGATGGACCTGGACCAGTTGCTCACCCAGACGCCCGCGAAGGACAACGCCGCGCTGGAGCGCGTGCTCGCCGCGGCCCGGGGTGAACTGGCGCTTCGCCGTCCGGTGCGGCGCTGGCGCACGCAGGCCGTCTGGTTGATGGCGGCGTCAGCGGGCCTGGGCCTGCTGGCGGCCGGGGTGATGCTCGCGGTGGGCGCGGTCACCGGCCCCCTGCTCCTGGCACGCGCGCCCCTGCTGGCCATGCTGGTGGGAACCAGCGCGGTGTGCGCCTGGGGTGCGCTGTCTCCCAAGGGCCGCTGGATGCGCCGGCTGGGCGTGGGGCTGGCGGTGGTCAGCGCGGCGGCCCTGGTGCTCGCCCGGGGCACGCCGCACAGTCACCCATCACTCCCGGGCTGGGTCTGCACCGTCAGTCACCTGGCCATTGGCGTGGTGCCGCTGGTGGTGGCGCTGTTCGCGCTGCGCGGGGCCTTCTTCCAGCCGCTGCGCGCCGTGGTGGCGGGCCTGTCGGTGGGTTCGACGGGCGCGCTGCTCGGAGAGCTCGCCTGTGAGCAGGACGGGCGGCACGTCCTCTCCCATCACCTGCCCGCATGGGTCGTCATCACCGTCGTGCTGGTGGTCATCTCGAAGTCGCTCAAGCCCCGTTCCTACGCGCCATGATCCAGGACCCCTCACTCATCATCTGTCATGACGTGGACGGCGCACCGGTGCGCATTGGCGCGAAGGTGAAGGTCGTGCCGCACTCCGAGGACGGCACCATCAGCCAGCGCTTCCTGGGCCAGACGGGAATCGTCGTGGGGCTGGTGTTCGACGACCCAGCCACGCAGTACCCCGATGACCCGCTCATCCAGGTGCTCGTCGAAGGGCTGGGCGAAGACCTCTTCTTCCCGGAGGAGCTGGAGCTGGCCCCGGAGTGGGCCCGCAACCGGATTGCCCAGCACCGTCAAGCCGTGCGGGCCGGCGGCCGGAGTTCGCAGGAGCGCGTGCCCTGACGTGGCGGGCCCCGCGTCAGCGCATACCCGACTGCGCTCGCGCGAACGCCACCGCCTGAGAAATCGCCTTGGAGCTGGGAAAGAGGCTCCGCGCCCGTTCCTCTACCTCCAGCGCCGCCTCCAGTTGTCCCTGCGCGCCCAGCGCGTGAATCCACCCCGCCCACGCTTCCTCCAGCAAGGCCATGGCGGCGCTGGCCGCGGAGGAGAAGGCGCGCTCCGCCTCATCCGGCGCCTGTCGCACCGAGACGAGGAAGTGTCCCAGCGCCAGCAGGGGCTCCGGGGCCCCCGCGGAGACGTCCGACGCGGAGCGGAGCACCTGCTCGACCTCGGACACCGCGGCCTCCGGGTCCGCCGCGTCGTGCCGGCCGGCCAGCAACGTGCGGCTCAACGACAGGAGATTGGGAACGAACGCGGGACAGCGCTGCGCCAGCGCGCGGTACGCCTCGAGCCGGTGACCGCCCTCCAGCGGCTCCGCGTTCGCCAGCTTCCACTTCCTGCGCAGCTCCTGGGGGGACACGTGCTCGGACATGTCCGCACCCTACGCCTCCGCCGCGCCGGAGTGGGAGCCGGCAACGCGCCTCAGTAGGACGCGGTGATGCCCCAGTGGAGGCTGGAGTACGTCTCAGCCGCCACGCCGCCCTCATCCCAGCCCAGCTTCGTGCCGGCGCCGGAGAACGTGTCCTGGAAGCGGGACAGGCGGAAGCGGACCGAGTAACCGAAGGGCCCCCAGATGTCGCCCCCGACGCCCAGCTCCGCCTCCCAGCCGAAGCTGGACACCGACGTGCCGTAGTCGCTGACCTCCGCGTCCAGCGCCGCGCTGCCGGCGCCCAGGCCCTTGCCCGGCTTCGGGCTCAGGAAGAACTGCCCCGCGCCCTCCAGCCGGACCCAGCGCAGCAGCGGCACCGACACCTCCAACCCCACGGCGGGGAACAAGCGGTGCGTCCCGGTGAGCGGGCTGTTGGAGGACGCGTCCACGTCGAAGGCGCGGGTGAGGAGGCCCGCGCGCAGCCCCGCATGGCCCAGCAGCGCGTTCGCCTCCCCCATGCCGAAGAAGTAGCGGTACAGCGCCTGCGCGGTGAGCACCGAGTCGGTGGCCACCGCCTCGCGCGTGGTCGACCGGCCGGCGTCACTCTCCAGCGTCACGTTGGTGGAGGAATACCCACGCCGGTAACCCAGCGACAGGCCCAGGCCGCGCAGCAGGGATTCGCTGTTCGCCAGCGGCAGCAGCTCCAGCTCGGCGGCGATGCCCAGGTACGGCACCGACGACGCATAGCTCACCGTGTCCCCCAGGCGCTCGTTCGCCGGGAGCCGGTCATATTCGCCACAGGACTTCACGCCGGGCCGCGCGCAGGCGTTGCGCCACGTCGTCGTGCCCCCCAACGTCAGCCGCGCCAGGGGCGGGCGCGCCGGCGCGTCTCCCACCGTGCCGCCAGAGCCCGTATCCAGCGCGACCTCCAGGAAAGGGGCCTGCCGCTGCCGCGCATCTCCCTCCGCCTCCAGCACCACGACGCTCGGCTTCGCCGGTCCCGAGTCCTTCCGCTTCGCCTCGGCGGCCAGGGCCTGCGGCGAGGCCAGCGCCACCAACAGGGCACACCACAGCCCCCAGCGAACCATCGAGTGTCGGGCGGTCGTCATTCCCCAGGGAGGTTCACCCACCCCGTCGGGGAAGTCCAGGCTCGGCGGTTCTCTCGCCGCTCAGGCGTTGAGCGTCGCGGCGGGTCCCATCGCCGGCGCCGCGGGAGACATGCGGGAGGAGGCGGGCTCGGACATGGGAGGCGCCGACATGTTCTCGTCATGGGCCGACAGGTGCTCGGCGCGGCCGATGCCCAGGAAGTCCCGCCGGT encodes the following:
- a CDS encoding Carotenogenesis protein CarS produces the protein MIQDPSLIICHDVDGAPVRIGAKVKVVPHSEDGTISQRFLGQTGIVVGLVFDDPATQYPDDPLIQVLVEGLGEDLFFPEELELAPEWARNRIAQHRQAVRAGGRSSQERVP
- a CDS encoding DUF1109 domain-containing protein; protein product: MKPPMDLDQLLTQTPAKDNAALERVLAAARGELALRRPVRRWRTQAVWLMAASAGLGLLAAGVMLAVGAVTGPLLLARAPLLAMLVGTSAVCAWGALSPKGRWMRRLGVGLAVVSAAALVLARGTPHSHPSLPGWVCTVSHLAIGVVPLVVALFALRGAFFQPLRAVVAGLSVGSTGALLGELACEQDGRHVLSHHLPAWVVITVVLVVISKSLKPRSYAP
- a CDS encoding ZIP family metal transporter, with product MGAGLVASLLAGTATGLGALPVLVTSELSRKAQDRMLGFSAGVMLAATSFSLVIPSMELVKGQGHDGPSAALRVAAGVLLGGLFLRVWHDLMPHEHVLKGHEGHGGTKWNSALLFVLAMTLHNFPEGLAVGVSFAAPQPELGLSVALGIGAQNIPEGLVVALALRATGASASRAAFLTLLTGLVEPVGALFGLLALSLSSALLPWGLAFAGGAMLYVISHEMIPESHRGGFEREATTGLMWGFVLALVLDMSLG
- a CDS encoding metallophosphoesterase; protein product: MPRWVSLLLFFVPVLAVLAVGHVYLYRRLVRDVTKRKWLRRTAQGLFAVGFVGALSARAIGSVLPSEGAQRLGIVFLLWIGLVLYLLMFTLAVDLVRALAAWRERRNARAETTAPTAPASPERRALLGQGLAVGAGLAGVAVSTYGGWRAYHPPDVRDIPVRLPHLPRELEGLTLVQLTDIHIGGVIQRRFMDELVSRTNALKPDVIAITGDLVDGSVNALGGFAASLGKLSARYGTWFVTGNHDYYSGADSWVAFLEGLGIHTLRNRSVSIGDGAASFQLAGVDDWSAHRMGERGYDLDAALRDVRPDRASVLLAHQPSNFDEVARRGVGLQVSGHTHGGQMFPGNLMGDLIWGDRNAGLSRTGDSLIYVSRGCGFVGPPMRVGAPPEIARLVLLPA
- a CDS encoding RNA polymerase sigma factor; this translates as MRSQTDEALMERFRDGAQDAFEDLFARHAPRVQGFLARMVRNGALAEDLLQATFLSVIRSRGRYEPGTRFTPWLMTIAANAARDALRHQRHVDAYASQEDSATPASPAPDDSDPSLRRHLLDALQQLHPDHREAVVLSKVEGWSFEEIGALRGISPGAARLRAHRGYEKLRELLGELALEVAR
- a CDS encoding FKBP-type peptidyl-prolyl cis-trans isomerase, producing the protein MLRSLLVPMLLAVSLLGCGDDESVNPDSGDPTKVTYAESLNVDLAEMTRLESGLYIQDTFIVEDGAQAQAGNRVQVRYTGYLPDGRSFDATGNGPAIGFTLGTGQVIAGWDEGIAGMRVGGRRRLIIPSSLGYGASGSGSRIPPYTVLIFDTELVSVR
- a CDS encoding cyclic nucleotide-binding domain-containing protein, giving the protein MSRSEAEMSLEGPRAAVPGEGAFHGLLTQPSSEVAAQLYEELGSSQRERLQKEAAQAAVAERQRLAEVLRQARDFSGAARLLDGCGAAALVAELYVQGGRYVDAAEAYLRAGEVERAAAAFERGGAMERALEAYRGLGAREAMAHCLVRLGRPYEAAQLYRELGQPHAEVEALASVPSGDPRHLESVLRMCKLLDGEGFTRRALALLADTVRGTESARGDPALAAEKARLLRRLGMDAEAEAVIARLPSNAAAPESNGYHYLKAIPIFGELSLEDMKDLYRVARQVLIPAGAVLLEKGSPGSGLFVLLEGEVDVFSGPETDARRLNTLGPGAYLGEISLVQDAPVSAQVRARTAVRALRVTRAGFQHYLDTHDAAALRIFRLFTHNLAARVRALST